A genomic region of Marinobacter szutsaonensis contains the following coding sequences:
- a CDS encoding acyl-CoA synthetase — MTSIFDQGLAPVDANYAVQSPIDFIERTASVYPEYPAIIHGAIRYNWAQTYERCRRLASALQGRGIGRGDTVAVMLLNIPAMVECHFGVPMIGAVLNTLNVRLDADAIAFMLEHGEAKVVIADREFGQVIKDAVRHLEHKPLVIDVDDPEYGEGVQVSDLDYEAFLQEGDPQFQWSFPENEWDAVSLNYTSGTTGNPKGVVYHHRGAYLNALGNQAVWSMDMHPVYLWTLPMFHCNGWCFPWTVTAMAGTHVCLRRVDPEKILQLIRDHQVTHMCGAPIVLNALLNAPAAAKAGIDHEVKSMTAGAAPPAQVIGAVEEMGIKVTHVYGLTEVYGPVTVCAWKSEWDELPLHDRARKKARQGVRYHTLAGTMVGDPNTMEPVPKDGKTIGEIFLRGNTVMKGYLKNPSATEEAFRGGWFHTGDLAVWHEDGYLEIKDRLKDIIISGGENISTIEVEDTLYRHPAVLEAAVVARPDEKWGETPCAFITLKPEAGEVSEEDIITFCREHLARFKVPKTVVFTELPKTSTGKIQKFVLRDQAKELD; from the coding sequence ATGACCTCGATTTTTGACCAGGGCCTGGCGCCCGTCGATGCCAACTACGCCGTCCAGTCGCCGATTGATTTCATCGAGCGCACCGCGAGTGTTTATCCGGAATACCCGGCCATCATTCACGGCGCGATCCGTTACAACTGGGCACAAACCTACGAGCGCTGCCGTCGCCTGGCCTCGGCCCTGCAAGGTCGCGGGATCGGTCGTGGCGATACCGTCGCCGTGATGCTGCTGAACATCCCCGCGATGGTGGAATGCCACTTCGGCGTACCCATGATTGGCGCCGTGCTCAATACCCTGAACGTGCGCCTGGACGCCGACGCCATCGCCTTCATGCTTGAGCATGGAGAAGCCAAGGTGGTGATTGCCGACCGCGAGTTCGGTCAGGTCATCAAGGACGCTGTCCGTCACCTGGAGCACAAACCGCTGGTCATTGATGTGGATGACCCGGAATACGGTGAGGGCGTGCAGGTCAGCGATCTGGATTACGAGGCGTTCCTGCAGGAGGGTGACCCTCAGTTCCAGTGGAGCTTCCCTGAAAACGAGTGGGACGCGGTTTCCCTGAACTACACCTCCGGTACCACCGGCAACCCCAAGGGCGTGGTCTATCACCACCGCGGGGCTTACCTCAATGCCCTGGGTAACCAGGCCGTCTGGTCCATGGACATGCATCCGGTCTATCTGTGGACCCTGCCGATGTTCCACTGCAACGGTTGGTGTTTCCCCTGGACCGTTACCGCCATGGCCGGCACCCATGTTTGCCTGCGCCGGGTGGACCCGGAGAAGATCCTGCAGCTGATCCGCGATCACCAGGTCACCCACATGTGCGGCGCCCCGATCGTTCTGAACGCGCTGCTCAATGCGCCGGCAGCCGCCAAGGCCGGGATCGATCACGAGGTGAAATCCATGACCGCCGGTGCCGCACCCCCCGCCCAGGTGATCGGGGCGGTAGAAGAAATGGGCATCAAGGTGACCCACGTTTACGGCCTGACCGAAGTGTACGGCCCGGTAACTGTGTGTGCCTGGAAGTCCGAGTGGGATGAGCTGCCGCTGCATGACCGTGCCCGGAAAAAGGCACGCCAGGGCGTTCGCTACCATACCCTGGCCGGCACCATGGTCGGTGATCCCAACACCATGGAACCGGTGCCCAAAGACGGCAAGACCATCGGCGAGATCTTCCTGCGCGGCAACACCGTGATGAAGGGTTACCTGAAGAACCCGAGTGCCACCGAAGAGGCCTTCCGTGGTGGCTGGTTCCACACCGGTGACCTGGCGGTGTGGCACGAGGACGGTTACCTGGAAATCAAGGACCGGCTGAAAGACATCATCATCTCCGGGGGTGAGAACATCTCCACCATCGAGGTGGAAGATACCCTGTACCGCCATCCGGCCGTGCTGGAAGCGGCGGTGGTTGCCCGCCCGGACGAGAAGTGGGGCGAGACGCCCTGCGCGTTCATTACCCTGAAGCCGGAAGCCGGCGAGGTCAGCGAAGAAGACATTATCACCTTCTGCCGCGAGCATCTGGCCCGCTTCAAGGTACCGAAAACGGTCGTCTTCACGGAGCTGCCCAAGACCTCCACGGGCAAGATCCAGAAGTTCGTGCTGCGGGATCAGGCCAAAGAGCTGGACTGA
- a CDS encoding response regulator, with product MTESPSNPPTTVYVVDDDAGMLESTQWLLESVGLNVEAYSDGRKFLDAVGHTNAGCVVLDVRMPGLGGLNVQEELQKRGLEVPIIFVSGHADVPIVVRAFKSGAFDFIEKPFNEQLLLDSVQQALQERQSGQRFHGNARTEALIDTLTRRERDVFLPLAQGYTSREIADQLGVSVKTIDLYRARVMKRLGAERLPDVTGIAIAAGLVDPLDLRRDS from the coding sequence ATGACTGAATCACCCAGTAACCCGCCCACCACCGTCTACGTGGTCGACGACGACGCCGGCATGCTCGAGTCGACCCAATGGCTGCTCGAGTCCGTGGGACTGAACGTCGAAGCCTACAGCGACGGCCGGAAATTTCTGGATGCGGTAGGGCATACCAACGCCGGCTGTGTGGTGCTGGATGTGCGGATGCCCGGGCTTGGCGGCCTCAACGTCCAGGAAGAACTGCAGAAACGGGGACTGGAGGTGCCGATCATTTTTGTCTCCGGCCATGCCGACGTGCCCATCGTGGTCCGGGCCTTCAAATCCGGTGCATTCGACTTCATCGAGAAGCCGTTCAACGAGCAGCTTCTGCTCGACAGTGTCCAGCAGGCTCTGCAGGAGCGGCAGAGCGGCCAGCGCTTCCACGGCAATGCCCGCACCGAGGCACTGATCGACACCCTCACCCGCCGGGAACGGGACGTTTTCCTGCCCCTGGCCCAGGGCTATACCAGCCGTGAGATTGCCGATCAGCTGGGAGTCAGCGTCAAGACCATCGACCTGTACCGGGCCCGGGTCATGAAACGCCTGGGCGCCGAACGGCTTCCGGACGTGACCGGCATCGCCATTGCAGCGGGGCTGGTTGATCCCCTGGATCTTCGCCGCGACAGTTAG
- a CDS encoding PAS domain S-box protein, translating to MTDFPPDTVFSLPDADPQPGLVLDRHSALLKASRSAIDLVSSAGLESAVDLLPVNTQALVHSSLQQNRAIENVESRIPGHILLWTLIPDQTSNLVLLRGRDATEEVRTREQAVQSNRLYRLITENTTDLISRHAPDGRFIDATPASWRLLGYWPEELRGKPLEEVFRGDHVVEQLVEAHNRLRDDGYATMTLEILHRDGSKRWFEIASRAIRETYTGAVVEVISVSRDITARVESEENNRRLADELAHAARLATLGELASSIAHEMNQPLATIVNFASASQRYLKNARSNPECLDRVDDGLQKIVHHANRASEVIKRLRAFLRKGQKRTAPISVNDVVGNVARLCQWEADKNRVRIRERLCEAAPVITADPVLLEQVLINLIRNGIEATVESRKTESTDPGSPAEITLTTCINDCNETLIEVTDQGDGLGEQEIRQMFQPFYTSKPQGLGLGLSMSRSIIEGFGGFLDARPAKTGGLTLTCRFPASGNKNKTATTEISRND from the coding sequence ATGACCGATTTTCCCCCTGATACGGTATTTAGTTTGCCGGACGCCGACCCGCAACCCGGTCTGGTCCTTGATCGGCACTCTGCCCTGCTGAAGGCCAGTCGCAGCGCTATCGACCTGGTGAGCAGTGCCGGCCTTGAAAGCGCGGTGGATCTGCTCCCGGTCAATACGCAGGCCCTGGTGCATTCCTCCCTGCAGCAGAACCGGGCCATCGAAAATGTCGAATCCCGGATACCCGGCCATATCCTGCTCTGGACATTGATACCGGACCAGACCAGCAACCTGGTCCTGCTCCGGGGCCGGGATGCCACCGAGGAAGTTCGCACCCGGGAGCAGGCCGTGCAGTCCAACCGCCTGTACCGGCTGATTACCGAGAACACCACCGATCTGATCTCCCGCCACGCCCCGGACGGTCGGTTCATCGATGCAACGCCGGCGTCCTGGCGATTGCTGGGGTACTGGCCCGAGGAACTTCGAGGCAAGCCACTGGAAGAGGTGTTCCGGGGCGATCACGTGGTCGAGCAGCTGGTGGAAGCCCATAACCGCCTGCGGGACGACGGCTACGCCACCATGACCCTGGAAATCCTGCACCGGGACGGCAGCAAGCGCTGGTTCGAGATCGCCAGCCGTGCCATCCGTGAGACCTACACCGGCGCAGTGGTGGAAGTCATCAGCGTGTCCCGGGACATCACCGCCAGGGTGGAATCCGAGGAGAACAACCGGCGGCTGGCGGACGAACTGGCCCATGCCGCACGCCTTGCAACCCTGGGCGAACTGGCCTCGAGCATCGCCCACGAGATGAACCAGCCACTGGCCACCATCGTGAACTTTGCCAGTGCCAGCCAGCGCTACCTGAAGAACGCCCGAAGCAACCCCGAATGCCTGGACCGGGTGGACGATGGCCTGCAGAAGATTGTTCACCACGCCAACCGGGCCTCGGAAGTGATCAAGCGACTCCGGGCGTTCCTGCGCAAGGGCCAGAAACGAACCGCCCCGATTTCCGTCAATGACGTGGTCGGCAACGTGGCCAGGCTGTGCCAGTGGGAGGCGGACAAGAACCGGGTCAGGATCCGGGAGCGGCTGTGCGAGGCTGCCCCGGTGATCACCGCCGACCCCGTGTTGCTCGAGCAGGTCCTGATCAACCTCATCCGTAACGGGATCGAAGCCACCGTCGAATCCCGGAAAACGGAGAGCACGGACCCGGGAAGCCCGGCCGAGATCACCCTGACCACCTGTATCAATGATTGCAACGAGACCCTGATTGAAGTCACCGACCAGGGCGACGGGCTGGGCGAGCAGGAAATTCGCCAGATGTTCCAGCCCTTCTATACCAGCAAGCCGCAGGGTCTGGGCCTTGGCCTGTCCATGAGCCGCTCCATTATCGAAGGCTTTGGCGGCTTCCTGGATGCCAGGCCGGCGAAGACCGGTGGCCTTACCCTCACGTGCCGCTTCCCCGCCAGCGGAAACAAGAACAAGACTGCAACAACGGAGATTTCCCGGAATGACTGA